The following coding sequences lie in one Micromonospora sp. R77 genomic window:
- a CDS encoding amino acid adenylation domain-containing protein — MDTTGYWERLLEGAEPTRLDAVRPAPSGPPPAPVTVPGESGSPGPAELVAAVALVLAAHAGADEVCFAVRPTGGSTVPVRVRPAYAQTVMGFVAGVQAQLAAAQAQAAALAGLDLSAWCDVVVDLDGGPLESTSALTWDAHGSLRYDPARLAADAGRRLDRGVRRMLELFGAVPGGTPLWTLDVLAPAERRQVLRHWNDTAVDLGPPDTIHGLVERQVAATPDALAVVAGPTRLSYAELDRRAGLLAANLAAAGAGPGRSVALYLDRTAHLVVAMLGVLKAGAAYLPVDPGLPPARTRALLDALDVAVVVTDAAAVPVVCELAAEAPSVRDVVYLADETTAAPPVAGPRLRHGYAAVPAGSPAPVAATPDDVAYTIFTSGSTGTPKGVTLTHAPVVNLIRWVNTTHGMGPDDQVLFVTSPGFDLSVYDVFGLLAAGGSIRVAASDEVRDPHRLLAVLDSEPITFWDSAPAALQQVEPLFTARAAPAGSTLRLVFLSGDWVPLTLPGAVRAAFPGATVVALGGATEAAIWSNSFPADTVDPEWPSVPYGRPIANARYHVLDGWLRPVPVGAPGDLYIAGDCLALGYHGDGALTAGKFLPDPFGPTAGARMYATGDRARYWPNGVLEFLGRRDDQVKVRGYRIELGEISSALADRAEVSTAVAVVHGAGPAARIVAYAVPRPGVTLDPAALRRDLAARLPEYMVPTQVVPIDTVPTTANGKLDREALPVPDPATDRADFAAPDSPAEKAVAEIWSQVLGVERIGLHDNFFDLGGHSLLIAQLIATLQSSLDVTVPMTALLQHQTLGAFAAAVEQAVIEDELSAGEEETGGR, encoded by the coding sequence GTGGACACCACCGGCTACTGGGAACGACTGCTCGAGGGCGCGGAGCCGACCAGGCTCGACGCGGTGCGTCCGGCCCCGTCCGGTCCGCCACCGGCCCCGGTGACGGTCCCCGGGGAGTCGGGCTCACCCGGGCCCGCGGAACTGGTGGCCGCCGTGGCGCTGGTGCTGGCCGCGCACGCGGGCGCCGACGAGGTCTGCTTCGCGGTCCGCCCGACCGGCGGGAGCACGGTGCCGGTCCGGGTGCGCCCGGCGTACGCCCAGACGGTGATGGGCTTCGTCGCCGGGGTGCAGGCCCAGCTCGCCGCGGCGCAGGCGCAGGCCGCCGCGCTGGCCGGCCTCGACCTGTCGGCCTGGTGCGACGTCGTCGTGGACCTCGACGGCGGCCCACTGGAGAGCACCTCGGCCCTAACGTGGGACGCCCACGGGAGCCTGCGGTACGACCCGGCGCGACTCGCCGCCGACGCGGGCCGCCGGCTCGACCGCGGCGTACGCCGGATGCTGGAGCTCTTCGGTGCCGTGCCCGGCGGCACGCCGCTGTGGACGCTCGACGTGCTCGCCCCCGCCGAGCGCCGGCAGGTCCTGCGCCACTGGAACGACACGGCGGTCGACCTGGGCCCGCCGGACACCATCCACGGGCTGGTCGAGCGGCAGGTCGCCGCGACGCCGGACGCGCTGGCCGTGGTCGCCGGCCCGACCCGGCTGAGCTATGCCGAGCTGGACCGCCGGGCGGGGCTGCTCGCCGCGAACCTGGCCGCGGCGGGTGCCGGACCGGGCCGCTCGGTGGCGCTGTACCTGGACCGGACCGCGCACCTGGTCGTCGCGATGCTCGGCGTGCTGAAGGCCGGCGCGGCGTACCTCCCGGTGGATCCGGGCCTGCCGCCGGCCCGCACCCGCGCCCTGCTGGACGCCCTCGACGTGGCGGTGGTGGTCACCGACGCGGCGGCCGTGCCGGTGGTGTGCGAGCTCGCCGCCGAGGCGCCGTCGGTGCGGGACGTGGTCTACCTGGCCGACGAGACGACGGCGGCGCCACCGGTGGCCGGTCCCCGCCTGCGCCACGGGTACGCCGCCGTGCCCGCCGGGTCACCCGCGCCGGTCGCCGCCACCCCGGACGACGTCGCGTACACCATCTTCACCTCCGGCTCGACCGGCACGCCGAAGGGCGTGACGCTGACCCACGCGCCGGTGGTCAACCTGATCCGCTGGGTCAACACCACGCACGGCATGGGGCCGGACGACCAGGTCCTCTTCGTCACCTCGCCCGGCTTCGACCTGTCGGTCTACGACGTCTTCGGTCTGCTCGCCGCAGGCGGTTCGATCCGGGTCGCGGCGAGCGACGAGGTACGCGACCCGCACCGCCTGCTGGCCGTGCTCGACTCCGAGCCGATCACCTTCTGGGACTCGGCACCCGCGGCACTGCAACAGGTCGAGCCGCTCTTCACGGCCCGGGCGGCCCCGGCCGGGTCGACGCTGCGGCTGGTCTTCCTCAGCGGCGACTGGGTGCCGCTGACCCTGCCCGGCGCGGTGCGGGCCGCGTTCCCCGGCGCGACGGTGGTGGCGCTGGGCGGCGCCACCGAGGCGGCGATCTGGTCGAACAGCTTCCCCGCCGACACGGTGGACCCGGAGTGGCCGTCGGTGCCGTACGGGCGGCCGATCGCCAACGCCCGCTACCACGTGCTGGACGGCTGGCTGCGCCCGGTGCCGGTCGGCGCACCCGGCGACCTGTACATCGCCGGGGACTGCCTGGCGCTGGGCTACCACGGTGACGGGGCGCTGACCGCGGGGAAGTTCCTGCCCGACCCGTTCGGTCCGACGGCCGGCGCGCGGATGTACGCCACCGGCGACCGGGCCCGCTACTGGCCGAACGGGGTGCTGGAGTTCCTGGGCCGCCGCGACGACCAGGTGAAGGTGCGCGGGTACCGGATCGAACTCGGCGAGATCTCCTCGGCGCTGGCGGACCGGGCGGAGGTGAGCACCGCGGTGGCGGTGGTGCACGGCGCCGGACCGGCCGCCCGGATCGTCGCGTACGCGGTGCCCCGGCCGGGCGTGACGCTGGACCCGGCCGCACTGCGCCGGGACCTCGCGGCGCGGCTGCCCGAGTACATGGTGCCCACGCAGGTCGTGCCGATCGACACCGTGCCGACGACCGCGAACGGCAAGCTCGACCGGGAGGCGCTGCCGGTGCCCGACCCGGCCACCGACCGGGCCGACTTCGCCGCCCCGGACAGCCCGGCCGAGAAGGCGGTCGCCGAGATCTGGAGCCAGGTCCTCGGGGTGGAGCGGATCGGTCTGCACGACAACTTCTTCGACCTGGGCGGGCACTCCCTGCTCATCGCGCAGCTCATCGCCACATTGCAGAGCAGCCTGGACGTGACGGTGCCGATGACCGCGCTGCTGCAGCACCAGACGCTGGGCGCGTTCGCCGCCGCCGTGGAGCAGGCGGTCATCGAGGACGAGCTGAGCGCGGGCGAGGAGGAGACCGGTGGCCGGTGA
- a CDS encoding amino acid adenylation domain-containing protein, producing the protein MVAGTARLSYRELVARADRLAARLHAAGARPGTPVGILLDRDVRLPVAVLATWRAGTGFVALDRTAPPARRAAILADAGVRLVVSAGPAAAELAGLPVDVVDPDVPADGPGFASVGTPDDLAYVIYTSGSTGTPKGVLVGHRGLAAIAAGWRSAYRLDRVEAVLQMANFGFDVFVGDLVRALTSGAKLVLCPREALLAPAELLALIRAEGIDCAEFVPVVATALARHVRAVGEDLGQLRLMIVGSDRISTAELAELHTVLAGGELVNSYGVTEATIDSTWQPYRPGAGAGSLIGRPYPNCVVHLLDDALRPVPPGTPGSLHVGGPGVALGYLGQPARTAEAFVPDPYGPPGARLYRTGDRARHRVIDGELVIELLGRVDSQVKVRGYRVEPAEVEAAVRAVTGAADVAVLDTVDQAGEVRLVAYVATAAAPDGWRAELRRHLPHYLVPDGFVPVEALPLTGNGKVDTAALRALPVPAATTSGYLAPRDEAEAQLAELWAEVLGVPAVGVEDDFFALGGHSLVAARLVARVRAATGRELPVRVLFEQPTVAQVARFLAGGSASGRSRVVPVPRTGDLVGVSPAQRRLWFLSRLSGRSGVYNIPMLLRVAGEVDPAALRAAFGDVLGRHEALRTLLVDSDGTVVGRVVDPGAAVLDLRVAPEGMDADDWLTALVGEGFDLAVELPLRVGLAREGDCWLVAVVVHHVAGDAWSMAPLARDVSVAYAARLAGVAPAWSPLPVRYADFVAWQETLLTEVAAEQETFWRSGLADAPAELVLPFDRPRPAVPTQRGAAVGFTVDAGVHRRVTEVARAGRASVFMVVQAVFAAVLSAWGAGDDVLLGTPVAGRPDEALEDLVGFFVNTVVLRTDLSGDPSLTELVGRVRDVDLAAYDHQDLPFDQLVEILNPVRVPGRHPVFQVMISVQDRGQVAVELAGHTVTEQPLPVTTAKFDLNLQLHERYHPDGSAAGIHASLEYATDLFDHDTVAALADRISALLATATATPDAPLSRHDLRLPAEREAMRGWVGDVRALPAATLPELIAAQVARTPDATAIAAGPDTWTYAELDGWSRALAARLADRGAGPGVVVGVLVPRTPAQVAAVLAVTRTGAAFLPLDPDHPAAHVERLLDRAGARLVATTAQLAPTLPAHVAAVPVEPPADLPTPPPPPPTGRRPPTTPRTSCSPPARRVSRRASWCRTPGWSTRSAGGSRWRR; encoded by the coding sequence GTGGTCGCCGGTACGGCCCGACTCAGCTACCGCGAGCTGGTCGCCCGGGCCGACCGGCTCGCCGCCCGGCTGCACGCCGCCGGTGCCCGGCCCGGCACTCCGGTCGGCATCCTGCTCGACCGGGACGTGCGGCTGCCGGTCGCGGTGCTCGCCACCTGGCGGGCCGGGACCGGGTTCGTCGCCCTCGACCGGACCGCCCCGCCGGCCCGCCGCGCCGCGATCCTCGCCGACGCGGGCGTCCGGCTCGTGGTGAGCGCCGGCCCGGCCGCCGCTGAACTGGCCGGGCTGCCGGTCGACGTCGTGGACCCGGACGTGCCGGCGGACGGTCCCGGCTTCGCGTCGGTGGGCACCCCGGACGACCTCGCCTACGTCATCTACACCTCCGGCAGCACCGGTACGCCCAAGGGCGTGCTGGTCGGCCACCGGGGCCTCGCCGCCATCGCGGCGGGCTGGCGGTCGGCGTACCGGCTGGACCGGGTCGAGGCCGTGCTGCAGATGGCCAACTTCGGCTTCGACGTCTTCGTCGGTGACCTGGTACGCGCCCTGACCAGCGGCGCGAAGCTGGTGCTCTGCCCGCGCGAGGCGCTGCTCGCCCCGGCCGAGCTGCTCGCCCTGATCCGCGCCGAGGGCATCGACTGCGCCGAGTTCGTGCCGGTGGTCGCCACCGCGCTGGCCCGGCACGTCCGCGCGGTCGGCGAGGACCTCGGCCAGCTGCGCCTGATGATCGTCGGCTCGGACCGGATCAGCACCGCCGAGCTGGCCGAGCTGCACACGGTGCTGGCCGGCGGCGAGCTGGTCAACTCGTACGGGGTGACCGAGGCGACCATCGACTCCACCTGGCAGCCGTACCGGCCGGGGGCCGGCGCCGGGTCGCTGATCGGCCGGCCGTACCCGAACTGCGTGGTCCACCTGCTCGACGACGCGCTGCGTCCGGTGCCCCCGGGCACCCCGGGCAGCCTCCACGTCGGCGGGCCTGGTGTCGCGCTCGGCTACCTGGGTCAGCCGGCCCGCACCGCCGAGGCGTTCGTGCCCGACCCGTACGGCCCGCCGGGCGCGCGGCTATACCGGACCGGGGACCGGGCCCGGCACCGGGTGATCGACGGCGAGCTGGTGATCGAGCTGCTCGGGCGGGTCGACAGCCAGGTGAAGGTGCGCGGCTACCGGGTCGAGCCGGCCGAGGTCGAGGCCGCCGTCCGGGCGGTGACCGGCGCGGCGGACGTGGCCGTGCTGGACACCGTGGACCAGGCCGGCGAGGTACGCCTCGTCGCCTACGTCGCCACCGCCGCCGCCCCCGACGGGTGGCGCGCCGAGCTGCGCCGACACCTGCCGCACTACCTCGTACCGGACGGGTTCGTGCCGGTGGAGGCGCTGCCGCTGACCGGGAACGGCAAGGTGGACACGGCCGCGCTGCGCGCGCTGCCCGTCCCGGCCGCGACCACGAGCGGCTACCTGGCGCCGCGCGACGAGGCGGAGGCGCAGCTCGCCGAGCTGTGGGCCGAGGTGCTCGGCGTGCCGGCGGTCGGGGTCGAGGACGACTTCTTCGCGTTGGGCGGGCACTCCCTGGTGGCGGCGCGGCTGGTCGCCCGGGTGCGCGCGGCCACCGGCCGGGAGCTGCCCGTGCGGGTGCTGTTCGAGCAGCCGACGGTGGCCCAGGTCGCGCGGTTCCTGGCCGGCGGGTCGGCGTCGGGCCGGTCCCGGGTGGTCCCGGTGCCGCGCACCGGCGACCTGGTCGGGGTGTCGCCCGCGCAGCGCCGGCTGTGGTTCCTGAGCCGGTTGTCGGGACGGTCGGGGGTCTACAACATCCCGATGCTGCTGCGGGTGGCGGGAGAGGTGGACCCGGCGGCGCTGCGGGCCGCCTTCGGTGACGTGCTGGGCCGGCACGAGGCGCTGCGGACGCTGCTGGTGGACTCGGACGGGACGGTGGTCGGCCGGGTGGTCGACCCGGGCGCGGCGGTGCTGGACCTCCGGGTGGCACCGGAGGGGATGGACGCCGACGACTGGCTGACCGCGCTGGTGGGGGAGGGGTTCGACCTGGCGGTGGAGCTGCCGCTGCGGGTGGGGCTGGCCCGGGAGGGGGACTGCTGGCTGGTGGCGGTGGTGGTGCATCACGTGGCGGGGGACGCGTGGTCGATGGCGCCGCTGGCCCGGGACGTGTCGGTGGCGTACGCGGCCCGGCTGGCCGGTGTCGCGCCGGCCTGGTCGCCGCTGCCGGTGCGGTACGCGGACTTCGTCGCCTGGCAGGAGACGCTGCTGACGGAGGTCGCGGCCGAGCAGGAGACGTTCTGGCGGTCCGGCCTGGCGGACGCGCCGGCCGAGCTGGTGCTGCCGTTCGACCGGCCCCGTCCGGCGGTGCCGACGCAGCGTGGCGCGGCGGTCGGGTTCACGGTGGACGCCGGGGTGCACCGGCGGGTGACGGAGGTCGCGCGGGCGGGTCGGGCCAGTGTGTTCATGGTGGTGCAGGCGGTCTTCGCGGCGGTGTTGTCGGCGTGGGGTGCCGGTGACGACGTGCTGCTGGGTACGCCGGTGGCCGGTCGCCCCGACGAGGCGTTGGAGGACCTGGTCGGGTTCTTCGTGAACACGGTGGTGCTGCGTACCGACCTGTCGGGTGACCCGTCGCTGACCGAGTTGGTGGGGCGGGTGCGGGACGTCGACCTGGCCGCCTACGACCACCAGGACCTCCCCTTCGACCAGCTCGTCGAGATCCTCAACCCGGTCCGGGTGCCCGGCCGGCACCCCGTCTTTCAGGTGATGATCTCGGTGCAGGACCGGGGACAGGTCGCCGTCGAGCTGGCCGGCCACACCGTCACCGAGCAGCCGCTGCCGGTGACGACCGCGAAGTTCGACCTGAACCTCCAGCTCCACGAGCGCTACCACCCCGACGGGTCGGCCGCCGGCATCCACGCCAGCCTGGAGTACGCCACCGACCTGTTCGACCACGACACCGTGGCCGCCCTCGCCGACCGGATCAGCGCGCTGCTGGCCACCGCCACCGCCACGCCGGACGCGCCGCTGTCCCGGCACGACCTGCGCCTCCCCGCCGAACGCGAGGCGATGCGCGGCTGGGTCGGTGACGTCCGGGCGCTGCCCGCCGCCACCCTGCCGGAGCTGATCGCCGCGCAGGTCGCCCGTACGCCGGACGCCACCGCGATCGCCGCCGGCCCGGACACCTGGACGTACGCCGAACTCGACGGCTGGTCGCGGGCCCTCGCCGCGCGCCTGGCCGACCGGGGTGCCGGGCCGGGCGTCGTGGTCGGCGTGCTGGTCCCGCGCACCCCGGCGCAGGTGGCCGCGGTGCTGGCGGTCACCCGCACCGGCGCCGCGTTCCTGCCGCTGGACCCGGACCACCCGGCCGCGCACGTCGAACGGTTGCTCGACCGGGCCGGCGCCCGGCTGGTCGCCACCACGGCGCAGCTCGCCCCGACACTGCCCGCGCACGTCGCCGCGGTGCCCGTCGAGCCGCCCGCCGACCTGCCCACGCCGCCGCCACCGCCGCCGACCGGCCGCCGGCCGCCGACGACGCCGCGTACGTCATGTTCACCTCCGGCTCGACGGGTGAGCCGAAGGGCGTCGTGGTGCCGCACGCCGGGGTGGTCAACACGGTCTGCTGGTGGCAGTCGGTGGCGGCGCTGA
- a CDS encoding condensation domain-containing protein, with the protein MKVRGVRVEPGEVEAALRALPGLTDAAAVVRDDQLVAYVTGADARNLPAVRRRLRDRLPAALVPSQLVALPELPRLPNGKTDRRALTDRPLARPTASAYVAPRTALEEQLVGLWGEALGRTGIGVTDDFFALGGHSLVAARLVARVRAETGLELPVRVLFERPSVAEVAHYLGSAAVGGGHPVVAVPRTDDVVGLSPAQRRLWFLTRLSGVSGVYNIPMVLRVTGEVDVAALRAAVTDVVGRHEVLRTVVAESGGVPVGKVLPTADLTVDFRVAPEGVAADDWVAGLVGDGFELGAQLPIRVGLARDGDSWLLAVVVHHVAGDAWSMAPLARDVSVAYAARLAGAAPGWSPLPVQYADFVAWQEGHLKRVSGIQEAFWRRALAGAPAELVLPFDRPRPAVPTQRGAAVGFTVDAGVHRRVTEVARAGRASVFMVVQAVFAAVLSAWGAGDDVLLGTPVAGRPDEVLEDLVGFFVNTVVLRTDLSGDPSLTELVGRVRDVDLAAYDHQDLPFEDVVRVVNPPRALNRHPVFQVMIVAQDREEIEVELPGLVLTEQPHTSTTAKFDLNLHLRERYHPDGAAAGVHASLEYATDLFDHDTVTALADRITALLAAATAAPDTPLRGVLAAVAAAHA; encoded by the coding sequence CTGAAGGTCCGGGGGGTCCGGGTCGAACCCGGCGAGGTCGAGGCGGCGCTGCGGGCGCTGCCGGGGCTCACCGACGCGGCGGCCGTGGTCCGCGACGACCAGCTCGTGGCGTACGTGACCGGGGCCGACGCGCGGAACCTGCCCGCGGTGCGGCGTCGGCTGCGCGACCGGCTGCCCGCGGCCCTGGTGCCGAGCCAGCTCGTCGCCCTGCCCGAGCTGCCCCGGCTGCCCAACGGGAAGACCGACCGGCGGGCGCTGACCGACCGGCCGCTGGCGCGGCCCACCGCGTCGGCCTACGTGGCACCCCGGACCGCGCTGGAGGAACAGCTGGTGGGCCTCTGGGGCGAGGCGCTGGGACGGACCGGCATCGGCGTGACGGACGACTTCTTCGCCCTCGGCGGGCACTCCCTGGTGGCGGCGCGGCTGGTCGCCCGGGTGCGCGCGGAGACCGGCCTCGAGCTGCCGGTCCGGGTGCTGTTCGAGCGCCCGTCCGTGGCCGAGGTGGCGCACTACCTGGGCTCCGCCGCCGTGGGTGGCGGGCACCCGGTGGTGGCCGTGCCACGTACCGACGACGTGGTGGGTCTGTCGCCCGCGCAGCGCCGGTTGTGGTTCCTGACCCGGTTGTCCGGGGTGTCGGGGGTCTACAACATCCCGATGGTGCTGCGGGTGACCGGCGAGGTCGACGTGGCGGCGCTGCGCGCGGCGGTCACCGACGTGGTGGGCCGCCACGAGGTGCTGCGGACGGTGGTCGCCGAGAGCGGTGGCGTGCCGGTGGGCAAGGTGCTGCCGACCGCCGACCTGACCGTCGACTTCCGGGTGGCGCCGGAGGGCGTGGCCGCCGACGACTGGGTGGCCGGCCTGGTGGGGGACGGGTTCGAGCTGGGCGCCCAGCTCCCGATCCGGGTGGGACTGGCCCGGGACGGGGACTCCTGGCTGCTCGCGGTGGTGGTGCACCACGTGGCGGGGGACGCGTGGTCGATGGCGCCGCTGGCCCGGGACGTGTCGGTGGCGTACGCGGCCCGGCTGGCCGGTGCCGCGCCGGGGTGGTCGCCGTTGCCGGTGCAGTACGCGGACTTCGTGGCCTGGCAGGAGGGTCACCTGAAGCGGGTGTCCGGGATCCAGGAGGCGTTCTGGCGCCGCGCGTTGGCGGGTGCGCCGGCCGAGCTGGTGCTGCCGTTCGACCGGCCCCGTCCGGCGGTGCCGACGCAGCGTGGTGCGGCGGTCGGGTTCACCGTGGACGCGGGGGTGCACCGGCGGGTGACGGAGGTGGCGCGGGCGGGTCGGGCCAGTGTGTTCATGGTGGTGCAGGCGGTCTTCGCGGCGGTGTTGTCGGCCTGGGGTGCCGGTGACGACGTGCTGCTGGGTACGCCGGTGGCCGGTCGTCCGGACGAGGTGCTGGAGGACCTGGTCGGGTTCTTCGTGAACACGGTGGTGCTGCGTACCGACCTGTCGGGTGACCCGTCGCTGACCGAGCTGGTGGGGCGGGTGCGGGACGTCGACCTGGCCGCCTACGACCACCAGGACCTCCCGTTCGAGGACGTGGTACGGGTGGTCAACCCGCCCCGCGCGCTGAACCGCCACCCGGTCTTCCAGGTCATGATCGTCGCGCAGGACCGCGAGGAGATCGAGGTCGAGCTGCCCGGACTGGTGCTCACCGAGCAGCCGCACACCTCCACCACCGCCAAGTTCGACCTCAACCTGCACCTGCGCGAGCGCTACCACCCCGACGGGGCGGCCGCCGGCGTCCACGCCAGCCTGGAGTACGCCACCGACCTGTTCGACCACGACACCGTGACCGCCCTCGCCGACCGGATCACCGCGCTGCTGGCCGCCGCCACCGCCGCGCCCGACACGCCCCTGCGGGGCGTCCTCGCCGCAGTGGCCGCCGCCCATGCCTGA
- a CDS encoding type I polyketide synthase, which translates to MSSAAEIEAWIRARVADVLGEPDAEVGPDAPLADFGLSSRQAVTLVGALGDEYGLTLEPTVFWEHPTARRLAAHVHGLRAPAPAAGTGPAPDTAPSTSAWGTGSAEPVAIVGMAARMPGAADLDAYWDLLRDGLDGVARGGGSARIGSPRPHGLLDEVDGFDAAFFGVSAREAPHLDPAQRVLLEAAWSAVEHAAVDPRTLAGTRTGVFVGVGTGDYARLQAATGAPAGPHTATGIAPSIIANRVSYALDLRGPSVAVDTACSSSLVAVHLAVRALRAGDAEAALVAGVNLILAGDVTDVLADAGMMAADGRCKTFDAAADGYVRAEGCGALLLKPLTAALRDGDTVYAVIRGAAVNSDGRSNGLTAPNGAAQAAVIRAALADAGVPATGIDYVEAHGTGTPLGDPIEVAALCEVLGPGRAPDAPFLVGSVKTNIGHAEAAAGVAGLIKVALMLHHGAVAPHLHLRRPNPGLVAGPYRVPTAPGSWPERDRPLRAGVSSFGFGGTNAHVVVEAAPASRPAAPAPPRAAHVLPVTAVDPTALRALAGRYAAHLRARPGLSVADLAHTARVGRAAHRERAVAVVADRDSALAALDAVAAGTPHPTVHRASVPAAGPGRVAMVFTGQGAQYAGMAAGAYRTELEVAAALDEAADVLRDVLPRPLPDVLWGDGGHLDDTRWAQPALVAVEVALARLWLARGLRPDVVVGHSVGQLAAACVAGVFDLADALRLAATRGAAMAAHCPPGAMLAVLAPEPEVAALLPGTGLAVAAVNGAAHTVVSGPAGAVAAFAATLDARGLPTRSMRAGHPFHSPLMAPAQAPFAVTLRTVPRHAPTITLLGDLDGRVYDAAPDDDYWLRHCVAPVRFADAVTRLVALGCTTVLEARPRPTLTGLAGGPPRAGCGCRRCGPASTTRWRWPPRPPGCTRPATRWAVGPPAGGSHCPATPSGAPGTGSPRRRSPPGPTPLRSASP; encoded by the coding sequence GTGTCGAGCGCAGCGGAGATCGAGGCGTGGATCCGGGCCCGGGTGGCCGACGTGCTGGGTGAGCCGGACGCCGAGGTGGGTCCGGACGCCCCGCTGGCCGACTTCGGCCTGTCGTCGCGGCAGGCGGTGACCCTGGTCGGCGCGCTCGGCGACGAGTATGGCCTGACCCTCGAACCCACCGTGTTCTGGGAGCACCCGACCGCCCGCCGGCTGGCCGCCCACGTGCACGGGCTCCGCGCGCCCGCACCGGCCGCCGGGACCGGGCCGGCACCGGACACCGCACCGTCCACCTCGGCGTGGGGGACCGGGTCGGCCGAGCCGGTCGCGATCGTCGGGATGGCCGCCCGGATGCCCGGGGCGGCCGACCTCGACGCGTACTGGGACCTGCTGCGGGACGGGCTCGACGGGGTCGCCCGGGGCGGTGGTTCCGCCCGGATCGGCAGCCCTCGCCCGCACGGCCTGCTCGACGAGGTCGACGGCTTCGACGCCGCCTTCTTCGGGGTGTCCGCCCGGGAGGCACCGCACCTCGATCCCGCGCAGCGGGTGCTGCTCGAGGCCGCCTGGTCGGCGGTGGAGCACGCCGCCGTCGACCCGCGTACGCTCGCCGGCACCCGGACCGGGGTCTTCGTCGGCGTCGGCACCGGCGACTATGCGCGGCTCCAGGCGGCGACCGGCGCGCCCGCCGGGCCGCACACCGCCACCGGGATCGCCCCGTCGATCATCGCGAACCGTGTCTCGTACGCCCTGGACCTGCGCGGGCCCAGCGTGGCGGTCGACACCGCCTGCTCGTCCTCCCTGGTCGCCGTGCACCTGGCGGTACGGGCGCTGCGGGCCGGCGACGCGGAGGCGGCGCTCGTCGCCGGGGTGAACCTGATCCTCGCCGGCGATGTCACCGACGTCCTCGCCGACGCCGGGATGATGGCCGCGGACGGCCGGTGCAAGACCTTCGACGCCGCCGCCGACGGCTACGTCCGCGCCGAGGGCTGCGGCGCGCTGCTGCTCAAGCCGCTCACCGCGGCGCTGCGCGACGGCGACACGGTGTACGCGGTGATCCGGGGCGCCGCGGTCAACTCCGACGGCCGCAGCAACGGGCTGACCGCCCCGAACGGCGCGGCCCAGGCGGCCGTCATCCGCGCCGCGCTGGCCGACGCGGGGGTGCCGGCCACCGGGATCGACTACGTGGAGGCGCACGGCACCGGCACCCCGCTCGGCGACCCGATCGAGGTCGCCGCGCTCTGCGAGGTGCTCGGCCCCGGGCGCGCGCCGGACGCGCCGTTCCTGGTCGGCTCGGTGAAGACGAACATCGGTCACGCCGAGGCCGCCGCCGGGGTCGCCGGCCTGATCAAGGTCGCGTTGATGCTGCACCACGGCGCGGTGGCGCCCCACCTGCACCTGCGGCGGCCCAATCCGGGTCTGGTCGCCGGCCCGTACCGGGTGCCCACCGCGCCGGGGTCGTGGCCGGAGCGGGACCGACCGCTGCGCGCCGGGGTCAGCTCGTTCGGCTTCGGCGGTACCAACGCCCACGTGGTGGTGGAGGCGGCTCCCGCGTCCCGCCCCGCCGCGCCGGCCCCGCCGCGCGCCGCCCACGTGCTCCCGGTGACCGCCGTCGACCCGACCGCGCTGCGCGCCCTCGCCGGCCGGTACGCCGCCCACCTGCGCGCCCGGCCCGGGCTGTCGGTCGCCGACCTCGCGCACACCGCCCGGGTCGGCCGGGCCGCGCACCGCGAGCGGGCGGTGGCCGTGGTCGCCGACCGGGACTCCGCCCTCGCCGCGCTCGACGCGGTGGCGGCCGGTACGCCCCACCCGACGGTGCACCGGGCGAGCGTGCCCGCGGCCGGGCCGGGCCGGGTCGCGATGGTCTTCACCGGTCAGGGAGCCCAGTACGCCGGCATGGCCGCCGGGGCGTACCGCACCGAACTGGAGGTCGCCGCCGCCCTCGACGAGGCCGCCGACGTGCTGCGCGACGTGCTGCCCCGGCCGCTGCCCGACGTGCTGTGGGGCGACGGTGGACACCTCGACGACACCCGCTGGGCGCAGCCGGCCCTGGTCGCCGTCGAGGTGGCCCTCGCCCGGCTCTGGCTCGCCCGGGGACTGCGCCCGGACGTCGTGGTCGGGCACAGCGTCGGGCAGCTCGCCGCGGCGTGCGTGGCCGGGGTCTTCGACCTGGCCGACGCGCTGCGGCTGGCCGCGACCCGGGGCGCGGCGATGGCGGCGCACTGCCCACCCGGCGCGATGCTCGCGGTGCTGGCGCCGGAGCCCGAGGTGGCGGCGCTGCTGCCCGGTACCGGGCTGGCCGTGGCGGCGGTGAACGGCGCCGCGCACACCGTGGTCTCCGGTCCGGCCGGGGCCGTCGCCGCGTTCGCCGCGACCCTCGACGCGCGGGGCCTGCCCACCCGGTCGATGCGGGCGGGCCACCCGTTCCACTCCCCGCTGATGGCGCCGGCACAGGCGCCGTTCGCCGTGACCCTGCGGACGGTGCCCCGGCACGCGCCGACGATCACCCTCCTCGGCGACCTGGACGGCCGGGTGTACGACGCCGCCCCCGACGACGACTACTGGCTGCGCCACTGCGTCGCGCCGGTGCGCTTCGCCGACGCGGTCACCCGGCTGGTCGCGCTGGGCTGCACGACCGTGCTGGAGGCGAGGCCCCGCCCGACGCTGACCGGGCTGGCCGGCGGGCCGCCGAGGGCGGGCTGTGGGTGCCGTCGCTGCGGCCCGGCGTCGACGACGAGGTGGCGCTGGCCACCGCGACCGCCCGGCTGCACGCGGCCGGCCACGAGGTGGGCGGTGGGACCGCCGGCCGGCGGGTCGCACTGCCCGGCTACCCCTTCCGGCGCACCCGGTACTGGTTCACCCCGCCGGCGGTCGCCGCCGGGACCGACACCCCTGAGGAGCGCGTCGCCGTGA